The nucleotide window CGAAAAACTGTTTAGTCAAGGTAAATTGCGGAGATTATACATACCTCCTCAAGGGGTCACTTTCTTGACCTATGGAATGCTGATCGAGATGGTGAGGAGCCAGGCTGAGGACAAATACGTTGCTACAGCTCAGAAGCCATTTTTCTTGATGCTGCTTCACGAACTTGATAGACTTATGCGAGAGAATAAACTGAGTAAAGATGATATTGTTGACGAAAACGTAATTTCCTCCCTAAACGAAATAGAGATGAAAGCTAGAGAGTCTGGTGTAAAGGAAAATGCTACTATTTTCTCTTTTATTTCAGCAATTAAGTCGTATATCGAGCTAAAACCGGTTGAAAGTGATGAATATGATGTTGAAAACCTAGCAATTGAACTGCTTGACCAAGACCCTTTGTCACCCAGACTTTTTATTGTAGAAACTCCTAATATGGACGACGCAAGGCTTGTAGTTTCTCTCCTCATTGATCAAGTATTCCTTAGGAGGAAAAGGTCTTTCTCTTCATCACCCGTAATTTTGTTCGTACTAGATGAGGCACAAGAATTTATACCATTCGAGTCTAGGCAGAAAGACTACAGTGAGTACTCTTCACTCGCTGTAGAAAAGTTATTAAGACACGGAAGAAAGTATCACCTCCATGCCCTAATTAGTACGCAAAGATTAGCGTATCTAAACACGAACGTCCTGCAACAAATCCATACGTATTTCGTGAGCACACTCCCGAGGCCTTATGACAGACAGTTAATAGCGGAGACTTTCGGGATCTCAGATTCACTTATAGACAGGACTTTAAACTTTGATATAGGGCAATGGCTGCTTGTTAGTTTTAAAGCAGCCTTAAAGGAAGATATACCTATAATGTTTTATGCGGATAATAATATAAACGAGCTTAGGGAAAATTTATCTAAGGTACTCCGGTGAGTGAAAAGGAAGAAGTATTTAACTACTTTTCTCGGCTTATCAATTCTAAAGAACTCCTTGACGCGTTTAAAAGAGTAGACAGAATTAAATTTATCCCCGAACCGTTTAAGTCCTTAGCTTACTCTAAAGACTATTTAGATAAAGCAATACCAATAACGAAAAATTACAACACTACCGCACTATCTCTAGGTAT belongs to Stygiolobus caldivivus and includes:
- a CDS encoding ATP-binding protein; translated protein: MSIIFSEVEGRLREIKSFTRPTADGRGSVTFRVFIIEMPFSRDSPIDAGKLLAVETIKRGYYLLLEVTDYFPQHYGMVSLDGTVPPELREEIMKRVEEKWESKEAWIEVFASPVGYVMKVDGDIEFRRGYIPPLLGSKVKLFTQETFERFVFYENGVSIGKLINENVELKLNIEKAIKYHIGVFAYTGSGKSNLTSVLIRKALSSIKDLKVIIVDVSMEYGILLLDQLLAYESRLITLDRLPNNQVDAGKRLLRTHVIPEELMDQREQLKTAFEKLFSQGKLRRLYIPPQGVTFLTYGMLIEMVRSQAEDKYVATAQKPFFLMLLHELDRLMRENKLSKDDIVDENVISSLNEIEMKARESGVKENATIFSFISAIKSYIELKPVESDEYDVENLAIELLDQDPLSPRLFIVETPNMDDARLVVSLLIDQVFLRRKRSFSSSPVILFVLDEAQEFIPFESRQKDYSEYSSLAVEKLLRHGRKYHLHALISTQRLAYLNTNVLQQIHTYFVSTLPRPYDRQLIAETFGISDSLIDRTLNFDIGQWLLVSFKAALKEDIPIMFYADNNINELRENLSKVLR